In Manduca sexta isolate Smith_Timp_Sample1 chromosome 23, JHU_Msex_v1.0, whole genome shotgun sequence, one DNA window encodes the following:
- the LOC115445324 gene encoding calcium channel flower, producing the protein MSLTDKISMLMARPGGENAQKDDVPWWMRYAGRGLGTVGSFIAIILGLINCLSIVVFNVACLIAGIWQMLAGFIVIVCEAPCCCFFIDYVQTISDKMETRPYWNKAVLYVCLALPPFFLCFLSMSTWFGSGMIFGTGIIYGMMALGRKASAEEMRTSAANLEAGMAQTSAPRANLVANEQPVSFTGVPTRH; encoded by the exons ATG TCGCTCACAGACAAGATTTCGATGCTTATGGCGCGGCCAGGCGGCGAAAATGCCCAAAAAGACGACGTACCGTGGTGGATGCGCTACGCTGGTCGGGGGCTTGGGACAGTTGGCAGTTTCA TCGCAATAATCCTCGGGCTGATCAACTGCTTGAGTATAGTGGTGTTCAACGTGGCGTGCCTGATCGCCGGCATATGGCAGATGTTGGCAGGGTTCATAGTGATAGTGTGCGAGGCGCCCTGCTGTTGCTTCTTCATAGACTACGTGCAGACCATCAGTGACAAGATGGAGACCAGGCCTTACTGGAACAAGGCTGTGTTGTACGTGTG CCTCGCGTTACCTCCGTTCTTCCTCTGCTTCCTTAGCATGAGCACCTGGTTCGGCAGCGGCATGATCTTCGGCACCGGCATCATTTATGGCATGATGGCGCTCGGCAGGAA AGCATCGGCAGAGGAGATGAGGACGTCGGCGGCGAACCTGGAGGCTGGAATGGCTCAGACCTCCGCCCCACGCGCCAACCTGGTGGCCAACGAGCAGCCCGTCAGCTTCACCGGCGTCCCAACCCGTCACTGA
- the LOC115445323 gene encoding enhancer of mRNA-decapping protein 4 isoform X2, producing MQPTTMLPKLSDTPQTISFSEGDGVCNAEVFSSYVTVTTNAGNHDHGSSKVKLKNLVDYNWEPKFYSGQLLAMHMSGKYLAYSIKAVNAVNPGTCSGMVRVVYNVEPGTDRRALIKGMKGEVQDLSFAHIQNQVVLACIDEQGNFYVHEIESTDSGLRCTLVAEVREDTGVVGAAHRVVWCPYIPDEDDDAPDDDVARLLLTTHCNVGRMWNMRLIASAVAGSGGVGGARALAGGPGALAATDHSAALVDAAFSPDGTALATASADGYVMFFQVYMHNESSPRCLHKWQPHGGKPLSCLFFLDNHKNYNSDVQFWKFAVTGAENNTTIKIWSCKSWNCVQTITFTPSVGAESSLGLKAMLDTSASYLLLSDFNTRSLYVLNMARDTDDSTAYCRSISEFLLPFPVLSLCIIEAEEQQVKCDSSCDDPFHRNGSGGDVADSPDDFEMHHDEEGSGGSCSSDNGRRVCVRLYIVQPKGLQEGRLVYTPPRTHRDLLHGLSDLALEDKSSEAAPTAITSSILQQQSQQLKNLLMRSQTQPGSLIGTRPESPSMAPQLNLMTPDAFSSPGKRDEDDPPLSATPDVGGKPRTSIGDAGSVCEAASAGVSAGQAKLTSGGSSPSREVQQILARDDPNAFFDQLEEESPPTPPAPSASSVVPNGAEPLLVADLFPPPENPPHPHKLTHANSDTSWPQISIAQITEANQRKASSDKSSSQSLNNSLGLAERACSEEVRAAAAPANARLDMLEQKLDKLTEMVAAQSRELRSLRGAVTSPRELIDEALHAHTQRTTQAIENALALGWERISRAGETASARAAAAAGAGAARALEPLAAALQHELAAKLSATDQLLRDNIDKLVNSKTVMERLSTTIAKSLSEMVRESFRSALFESVLPAMEKAHAQIFKQINQAFQNGTKEFAANTEAAARAAVERGGAAATEALRGALQRHADALQAARAHPTQLALLTTALRDATHTVLEKELAWWREQARTVVAQMSRAHSPASSHHPDRQEVGCVQMQVAQIQSLMAAGEVNGAFQQALSASDLTLVMCACRAAEPAQVFGPPCKLKQPVLLSLVQQLAADITTDTHLKHRYLEEAVMNLDTTSPGTREHLPGVVRALQKQIISFLQTAPSHALARQFRMLLMATEALVKSTA from the exons ATGCAACCGACAACAATGCTTCCGAAGCTTTCGGATACTCCCCAAACTAT ATCATTCTCAGAAGGGGATGGTGTGTGCAACGCAGAGGTGTTCTCATCCTATGTCACTGTTACCACCAACGCTGGCAACCATGACCATGGTAGTTCAAAGGTCAAACTCAAAAACCTGGTGGACTACAATTGGGAGCCCAAGTTCTACTCTGGACAACTTCTCGCCATGCACATGAGTGGGAAATACCTGGCATACTCTATAAaag CTGTGAATGCAGTGAATCCTGGGACATGTAGCGGCATGGTGCGCGTCGTGTACAACGTCGAACCCGGCACGGACAGGCGGGCGCTCATCAAAGGCATGAAGGGAGAG GTACAAGATCTATCGTTCGCCCACATTCAAAACCAAGTGGTGCTCGCGTGCATCGACGAACAGGGAAACTTCTACGTGCACGAGATTGAATCTACTGACAGCGGGCTCAG GTGCACGCTGGTCGCGGAGGTGCGCGAGGACACGGGCGTGGTGGGCGCGGCGCACCGCGTGGTATGGTGCCCCTACATCCCCGACGAGGACGACGACGCGCCCGACGACGACGTCGCGCGCCTGCTGCTCACCACGCACTGCAACGTCG GTCGTATGTGGAACATGCGGTTGAtcgcgtctgccgtggcggggTCTGGCGGGGTGGGCGGCGCGCGAGCCCTGGCCGGAGGTCCCGGAGCCCTGGCGGCCACGGACCACAGCGCGGCGCTGGTGGACGCCGCGTTCTCCCCCGACGGCACCGCGCTCGCCACCGCCTCCGCTGACGGATACGTCATGTTCTTCCAG GTGTACATGCACAACGAGAGCAGCCCGCGCTGCCTGCACAAGTGGCAGCCGCACGGCGGGAAGCCGCTCAGCTGTCTCTTCTTCCTCGACAACCACAAGAACTACAACAGCGA CGTCCAGTTCTGGAAGTTCGCGGTGACCGGCGCGGAGAACAACACGACCATCAAGATCTGGTCGTGCAAGTCCTGGAACTGCGTGCAGACCATCACGTTCACGCCCAGCGTTGGGGCCGAGTCCAGCCTTGGGCTGAAg GCGATGCTGGACACGAGCGCGAGCTACTTGCTCCTGTCGGACTTCAACACTCGCAGCCTGTACGTGCTGAACATGGCGCGCGACACGGACGACTCCACCGCCTACTGCAGGAGCATCTCCGAGTTCCTGCTGCCGTTCCCCGTGCTCAGTCTGTGCATCATCGAGGCTG AGGAGCAGCAAGTGAAGTGCGACTCGAGTTGCGACGACCCGTTCCACCGCAACGGGTCCGGGGGCGACGTCGCCGACTCTCCAGACGACTTCGAGATGCACCACGAC GAGGAGGGTTCAGGAGGGTCGTGCAGTTCGGACAACGGTCGGCGCGTGTGTGTGCGTCTCTACATCGTGCAGCCCAAGGGCCTGCAGGAGGGCCGGCTCGTGTACACACCGCCGCGGACACACAGGGACCTCTTGCACG GTCTGTCAGATCTGGCCCTAGAAGACAAGTCTTCGGAAGCGGCGCCCACCGCCATCACGTCGAGCATCTTGCAACAGCAGAGCCAGCAACTCAAAAACCTCCTTATGAGGTCTCAG ACCCAGCCCGGAAGCTTGATCGGCACGCGGCCTGAGTCGCCGTCCATGGCGCCGCAACTCAACCTCATGACACCGGATGCTTTCAG TTCGCCCGGCAAGCGCGACGAGGACGACCCGCCGCTCTCCGCCACGCCTGATGTCGGCGGCAAGCCTAGGACATCCATAGGGG ATGCTGGTTCAGTGTGCGAGGCGGCGTCTGCGGGCGTCTCCGCCGGGCAGGCCAAGCTCACCTCGGGCGGCTCCAGCCCCAGCAGGGAGGTGCAGCAGATCCTCGCCAGAGACGACCCTAACGCGTTCTTCGATCAACTG GAGGAGGAGTCCCCGCCGACACCGCCCGCGCCCTCGGCGAGCTCGGTGGTGCCCAACGGCGCGGAACCGCTGCTGGTGGCAGACCTGTTCCCGCCGCCAGAAAACCCGCCGCATCCACACAAACTCACACATGCCA aCAGCGACACGTCATGGCCGCAGATCTCGATAGCTCAGATCACGGAGGCGAACCAGCGCAAGGCGTCGAGCGACAAGTCGAGCAGCCAGTCGCTCAACAACTCGCTGGGGCTCGCCGAGCGCGCCTGCAGCGAGGAggtgcgcgccgccgccgcgcccgccaacGCGCGCCTCGACATGCTCGAGCAGAAACTAGACAAGCTCACCG AAATGGTGGCGGCACAAAGTCGCGAGCTGCGCAGCTTGCGAGGGGCTGTAACTAGTCCACGCGAGCTAATTGATGAGGCACTGCATGCGCACACGCAGAGAACTACACAGGCCATAGAGAACGCGTTGGCGCTTGG ATGGGAGCGCATCTCCCGCGCGGGCGAGacggcgagcgcgcgcgcggcggcggcggcgggcgcgggcgcggcgcgcgcgctggagccgctcgccgccgcgctgcaGCACGAGCTCGCCGCCAAGCTCAGCGCCACCGACCAGCTGCTGCGCGACAACATCGACAAACTCGTCAACAGCaag ACGGTGATGGAGCGACTAAGTACAACGATCGCAAAATCCTTGTCGGAGATGGTGCGCGAGTCGTTCCGTTCGGCGTTGTTCGAGAGCGTGCTGCCCGCCATGGAGAAGGCGCATGCGCAGATTTTCAAACAAATCAACCAGGCGTTCCAGAACGGCACCAAAGAGT TCGCGGCGAATACGGAGGCGGCGGCGCGTGCAGCAGTGGAGCGTGGCGGCGCTGCAGCTACAGAAGCGCTGCGCGGTGCGCTGCAGCGGCACGCCGACGCGCTGCaggcggcgcgtgcgcatccCACGCAACTCGCACTTCTCACCACGGCGCTCAGAGACGCCACGCACAC TGTGCTTGAAAAGGAGTTGGCTTGGTGGAGGGAGCAGGCGCGCACCGTAGTGGCGCAGATGTCGCGCGCACACTCGCCCGCCTCCTCGCACCACCCCGACAGACAG GAGGTGGGGTGTGTGCAGATGCAAGTGGCGCAGATCCAGTCGCTGATGGCGGCTGGCGAGGTCAACGGCGCCTTCCAGCAGGCGCTGTCCGCCTCCGATCTCACGTTGGTGATGTGCGCCTGCCGAGCCGCCGAGCCGGCGCAGGTGTTCGGCCCGCCGTGTAAGCTCAAGCAGCCTGTGCTGCTGTCGCTCGTGCAACAGCTCGCAGCTGATATTACCACGGATACGCATCTTAAGCATCGATACCTTGAGGAG GCGGTGATGAACCTGGACACGACGTCCCCGGGCACGCGCGAGCACCTCCCGGGCGTGGTGCGCGCGCTGCAGAAGCAGATCATCTCGTTCCTGCAGACGGCGCCGTCGCACGCGCTGGCGCGCCAGTTCCGCATGCTGCTCATGGCCACCGAGGCGCTGGTCAAGAGCACCGCGTGA
- the LOC115445323 gene encoding enhancer of mRNA-decapping protein 4 isoform X3: MQPTTMLPKLSDTPQTISFSEGDGVCNAEVFSSYVTVTTNAGNHDHGSSKVKLKNLVDYNWEPKFYSGQLLAMHMSGKYLAYSIKAVNAVNPGTCSGMVRVVYNVEPGTDRRALIKGMKGEVQDLSFAHIQNQVVLACIDEQGNFYVHEIESTDSGLRCTLVAEVREDTGVVGAAHRVVWCPYIPDEDDDAPDDDVARLLLTTHCNVGRMWNMRLIASAVAGSGGVGGARALAGGPGALAATDHSAALVDAAFSPDGTALATASADGYVMFFQVYMHNESSPRCLHKWQPHGGKPLSCLFFLDNHKNYNSDVQFWKFAVTGAENNTTIKIWSCKSWNCVQTITFTPSVGAESSLGLKAMLDTSASYLLLSDFNTRSLYVLNMARDTDDSTAYCRSISEFLLPFPVLSLCIIEAEEQQVKCDSSCDDPFHRNGSGGDVADSPDDFEMHHDEEGSGGSCSSDNGRRVCVRLYIVQPKGLQEGRLVYTPPRTHRDLLHGLSDLALEDKSSEAAPTAITSSILQQQSQQLKNLLMRSQTQPGSLIGTRPESPSMAPQLNLMTPDAFSDVFSSPGKRDEDDPPLSATPDVGGKPRTSIGDAGSVCEAASAGVSAGQAKLTSGGSSPSREVQQILARDDPNAFFDQLEEESPPTPPAPSASSVVPNGAEPLLVADLFPPPENPPHPHKLTHANSDTSWPQISIAQITEANQRKASSDKSSSQSLNNSLGLAERACSEEVRAAAAPANARLDMLEQKLDKLTEMVAAQSRELRSLRGAVTSPRELIDEALHAHTQRTTQAIENALALGWERISRAGETASARAAAAAGAGAARALEPLAAALQHELAAKLSATDQLLRDNIDKLVNSKTVMERLSTTIAKSLSEMVRESFRSALFESVLPAMEKAHAQIFKQINQAFQNGTKEFAANTEAAARAAVERGGAAATEALRGALQRHADALQAARAHPTQLALLTTALRDATHTVLEKELAWWREQARTVVAQMSRAHSPASSHHPDRQMQVAQIQSLMAAGEVNGAFQQALSASDLTLVMCACRAAEPAQVFGPPCKLKQPVLLSLVQQLAADITTDTHLKHRYLEEAVMNLDTTSPGTREHLPGVVRALQKQIISFLQTAPSHALARQFRMLLMATEALVKSTA; encoded by the exons ATGCAACCGACAACAATGCTTCCGAAGCTTTCGGATACTCCCCAAACTAT ATCATTCTCAGAAGGGGATGGTGTGTGCAACGCAGAGGTGTTCTCATCCTATGTCACTGTTACCACCAACGCTGGCAACCATGACCATGGTAGTTCAAAGGTCAAACTCAAAAACCTGGTGGACTACAATTGGGAGCCCAAGTTCTACTCTGGACAACTTCTCGCCATGCACATGAGTGGGAAATACCTGGCATACTCTATAAaag CTGTGAATGCAGTGAATCCTGGGACATGTAGCGGCATGGTGCGCGTCGTGTACAACGTCGAACCCGGCACGGACAGGCGGGCGCTCATCAAAGGCATGAAGGGAGAG GTACAAGATCTATCGTTCGCCCACATTCAAAACCAAGTGGTGCTCGCGTGCATCGACGAACAGGGAAACTTCTACGTGCACGAGATTGAATCTACTGACAGCGGGCTCAG GTGCACGCTGGTCGCGGAGGTGCGCGAGGACACGGGCGTGGTGGGCGCGGCGCACCGCGTGGTATGGTGCCCCTACATCCCCGACGAGGACGACGACGCGCCCGACGACGACGTCGCGCGCCTGCTGCTCACCACGCACTGCAACGTCG GTCGTATGTGGAACATGCGGTTGAtcgcgtctgccgtggcggggTCTGGCGGGGTGGGCGGCGCGCGAGCCCTGGCCGGAGGTCCCGGAGCCCTGGCGGCCACGGACCACAGCGCGGCGCTGGTGGACGCCGCGTTCTCCCCCGACGGCACCGCGCTCGCCACCGCCTCCGCTGACGGATACGTCATGTTCTTCCAG GTGTACATGCACAACGAGAGCAGCCCGCGCTGCCTGCACAAGTGGCAGCCGCACGGCGGGAAGCCGCTCAGCTGTCTCTTCTTCCTCGACAACCACAAGAACTACAACAGCGA CGTCCAGTTCTGGAAGTTCGCGGTGACCGGCGCGGAGAACAACACGACCATCAAGATCTGGTCGTGCAAGTCCTGGAACTGCGTGCAGACCATCACGTTCACGCCCAGCGTTGGGGCCGAGTCCAGCCTTGGGCTGAAg GCGATGCTGGACACGAGCGCGAGCTACTTGCTCCTGTCGGACTTCAACACTCGCAGCCTGTACGTGCTGAACATGGCGCGCGACACGGACGACTCCACCGCCTACTGCAGGAGCATCTCCGAGTTCCTGCTGCCGTTCCCCGTGCTCAGTCTGTGCATCATCGAGGCTG AGGAGCAGCAAGTGAAGTGCGACTCGAGTTGCGACGACCCGTTCCACCGCAACGGGTCCGGGGGCGACGTCGCCGACTCTCCAGACGACTTCGAGATGCACCACGAC GAGGAGGGTTCAGGAGGGTCGTGCAGTTCGGACAACGGTCGGCGCGTGTGTGTGCGTCTCTACATCGTGCAGCCCAAGGGCCTGCAGGAGGGCCGGCTCGTGTACACACCGCCGCGGACACACAGGGACCTCTTGCACG GTCTGTCAGATCTGGCCCTAGAAGACAAGTCTTCGGAAGCGGCGCCCACCGCCATCACGTCGAGCATCTTGCAACAGCAGAGCCAGCAACTCAAAAACCTCCTTATGAGGTCTCAG ACCCAGCCCGGAAGCTTGATCGGCACGCGGCCTGAGTCGCCGTCCATGGCGCCGCAACTCAACCTCATGACACCGGATGCTTTCAG TGATGTTTTCAGTTCGCCCGGCAAGCGCGACGAGGACGACCCGCCGCTCTCCGCCACGCCTGATGTCGGCGGCAAGCCTAGGACATCCATAGGGG ATGCTGGTTCAGTGTGCGAGGCGGCGTCTGCGGGCGTCTCCGCCGGGCAGGCCAAGCTCACCTCGGGCGGCTCCAGCCCCAGCAGGGAGGTGCAGCAGATCCTCGCCAGAGACGACCCTAACGCGTTCTTCGATCAACTG GAGGAGGAGTCCCCGCCGACACCGCCCGCGCCCTCGGCGAGCTCGGTGGTGCCCAACGGCGCGGAACCGCTGCTGGTGGCAGACCTGTTCCCGCCGCCAGAAAACCCGCCGCATCCACACAAACTCACACATGCCA aCAGCGACACGTCATGGCCGCAGATCTCGATAGCTCAGATCACGGAGGCGAACCAGCGCAAGGCGTCGAGCGACAAGTCGAGCAGCCAGTCGCTCAACAACTCGCTGGGGCTCGCCGAGCGCGCCTGCAGCGAGGAggtgcgcgccgccgccgcgcccgccaacGCGCGCCTCGACATGCTCGAGCAGAAACTAGACAAGCTCACCG AAATGGTGGCGGCACAAAGTCGCGAGCTGCGCAGCTTGCGAGGGGCTGTAACTAGTCCACGCGAGCTAATTGATGAGGCACTGCATGCGCACACGCAGAGAACTACACAGGCCATAGAGAACGCGTTGGCGCTTGG ATGGGAGCGCATCTCCCGCGCGGGCGAGacggcgagcgcgcgcgcggcggcggcggcgggcgcgggcgcggcgcgcgcgctggagccgctcgccgccgcgctgcaGCACGAGCTCGCCGCCAAGCTCAGCGCCACCGACCAGCTGCTGCGCGACAACATCGACAAACTCGTCAACAGCaag ACGGTGATGGAGCGACTAAGTACAACGATCGCAAAATCCTTGTCGGAGATGGTGCGCGAGTCGTTCCGTTCGGCGTTGTTCGAGAGCGTGCTGCCCGCCATGGAGAAGGCGCATGCGCAGATTTTCAAACAAATCAACCAGGCGTTCCAGAACGGCACCAAAGAGT TCGCGGCGAATACGGAGGCGGCGGCGCGTGCAGCAGTGGAGCGTGGCGGCGCTGCAGCTACAGAAGCGCTGCGCGGTGCGCTGCAGCGGCACGCCGACGCGCTGCaggcggcgcgtgcgcatccCACGCAACTCGCACTTCTCACCACGGCGCTCAGAGACGCCACGCACAC TGTGCTTGAAAAGGAGTTGGCTTGGTGGAGGGAGCAGGCGCGCACCGTAGTGGCGCAGATGTCGCGCGCACACTCGCCCGCCTCCTCGCACCACCCCGACAGACAG ATGCAAGTGGCGCAGATCCAGTCGCTGATGGCGGCTGGCGAGGTCAACGGCGCCTTCCAGCAGGCGCTGTCCGCCTCCGATCTCACGTTGGTGATGTGCGCCTGCCGAGCCGCCGAGCCGGCGCAGGTGTTCGGCCCGCCGTGTAAGCTCAAGCAGCCTGTGCTGCTGTCGCTCGTGCAACAGCTCGCAGCTGATATTACCACGGATACGCATCTTAAGCATCGATACCTTGAGGAG GCGGTGATGAACCTGGACACGACGTCCCCGGGCACGCGCGAGCACCTCCCGGGCGTGGTGCGCGCGCTGCAGAAGCAGATCATCTCGTTCCTGCAGACGGCGCCGTCGCACGCGCTGGCGCGCCAGTTCCGCATGCTGCTCATGGCCACCGAGGCGCTGGTCAAGAGCACCGCGTGA
- the LOC115445323 gene encoding enhancer of mRNA-decapping protein 4 isoform X1, whose product MQPTTMLPKLSDTPQTISFSEGDGVCNAEVFSSYVTVTTNAGNHDHGSSKVKLKNLVDYNWEPKFYSGQLLAMHMSGKYLAYSIKAVNAVNPGTCSGMVRVVYNVEPGTDRRALIKGMKGEVQDLSFAHIQNQVVLACIDEQGNFYVHEIESTDSGLRCTLVAEVREDTGVVGAAHRVVWCPYIPDEDDDAPDDDVARLLLTTHCNVGRMWNMRLIASAVAGSGGVGGARALAGGPGALAATDHSAALVDAAFSPDGTALATASADGYVMFFQVYMHNESSPRCLHKWQPHGGKPLSCLFFLDNHKNYNSDVQFWKFAVTGAENNTTIKIWSCKSWNCVQTITFTPSVGAESSLGLKAMLDTSASYLLLSDFNTRSLYVLNMARDTDDSTAYCRSISEFLLPFPVLSLCIIEAEEQQVKCDSSCDDPFHRNGSGGDVADSPDDFEMHHDEEGSGGSCSSDNGRRVCVRLYIVQPKGLQEGRLVYTPPRTHRDLLHGLSDLALEDKSSEAAPTAITSSILQQQSQQLKNLLMRSQTQPGSLIGTRPESPSMAPQLNLMTPDAFSDVFSSPGKRDEDDPPLSATPDVGGKPRTSIGDAGSVCEAASAGVSAGQAKLTSGGSSPSREVQQILARDDPNAFFDQLEEESPPTPPAPSASSVVPNGAEPLLVADLFPPPENPPHPHKLTHANSDTSWPQISIAQITEANQRKASSDKSSSQSLNNSLGLAERACSEEVRAAAAPANARLDMLEQKLDKLTEMVAAQSRELRSLRGAVTSPRELIDEALHAHTQRTTQAIENALALGWERISRAGETASARAAAAAGAGAARALEPLAAALQHELAAKLSATDQLLRDNIDKLVNSKTVMERLSTTIAKSLSEMVRESFRSALFESVLPAMEKAHAQIFKQINQAFQNGTKEFAANTEAAARAAVERGGAAATEALRGALQRHADALQAARAHPTQLALLTTALRDATHTVLEKELAWWREQARTVVAQMSRAHSPASSHHPDRQEVGCVQMQVAQIQSLMAAGEVNGAFQQALSASDLTLVMCACRAAEPAQVFGPPCKLKQPVLLSLVQQLAADITTDTHLKHRYLEEAVMNLDTTSPGTREHLPGVVRALQKQIISFLQTAPSHALARQFRMLLMATEALVKSTA is encoded by the exons ATGCAACCGACAACAATGCTTCCGAAGCTTTCGGATACTCCCCAAACTAT ATCATTCTCAGAAGGGGATGGTGTGTGCAACGCAGAGGTGTTCTCATCCTATGTCACTGTTACCACCAACGCTGGCAACCATGACCATGGTAGTTCAAAGGTCAAACTCAAAAACCTGGTGGACTACAATTGGGAGCCCAAGTTCTACTCTGGACAACTTCTCGCCATGCACATGAGTGGGAAATACCTGGCATACTCTATAAaag CTGTGAATGCAGTGAATCCTGGGACATGTAGCGGCATGGTGCGCGTCGTGTACAACGTCGAACCCGGCACGGACAGGCGGGCGCTCATCAAAGGCATGAAGGGAGAG GTACAAGATCTATCGTTCGCCCACATTCAAAACCAAGTGGTGCTCGCGTGCATCGACGAACAGGGAAACTTCTACGTGCACGAGATTGAATCTACTGACAGCGGGCTCAG GTGCACGCTGGTCGCGGAGGTGCGCGAGGACACGGGCGTGGTGGGCGCGGCGCACCGCGTGGTATGGTGCCCCTACATCCCCGACGAGGACGACGACGCGCCCGACGACGACGTCGCGCGCCTGCTGCTCACCACGCACTGCAACGTCG GTCGTATGTGGAACATGCGGTTGAtcgcgtctgccgtggcggggTCTGGCGGGGTGGGCGGCGCGCGAGCCCTGGCCGGAGGTCCCGGAGCCCTGGCGGCCACGGACCACAGCGCGGCGCTGGTGGACGCCGCGTTCTCCCCCGACGGCACCGCGCTCGCCACCGCCTCCGCTGACGGATACGTCATGTTCTTCCAG GTGTACATGCACAACGAGAGCAGCCCGCGCTGCCTGCACAAGTGGCAGCCGCACGGCGGGAAGCCGCTCAGCTGTCTCTTCTTCCTCGACAACCACAAGAACTACAACAGCGA CGTCCAGTTCTGGAAGTTCGCGGTGACCGGCGCGGAGAACAACACGACCATCAAGATCTGGTCGTGCAAGTCCTGGAACTGCGTGCAGACCATCACGTTCACGCCCAGCGTTGGGGCCGAGTCCAGCCTTGGGCTGAAg GCGATGCTGGACACGAGCGCGAGCTACTTGCTCCTGTCGGACTTCAACACTCGCAGCCTGTACGTGCTGAACATGGCGCGCGACACGGACGACTCCACCGCCTACTGCAGGAGCATCTCCGAGTTCCTGCTGCCGTTCCCCGTGCTCAGTCTGTGCATCATCGAGGCTG AGGAGCAGCAAGTGAAGTGCGACTCGAGTTGCGACGACCCGTTCCACCGCAACGGGTCCGGGGGCGACGTCGCCGACTCTCCAGACGACTTCGAGATGCACCACGAC GAGGAGGGTTCAGGAGGGTCGTGCAGTTCGGACAACGGTCGGCGCGTGTGTGTGCGTCTCTACATCGTGCAGCCCAAGGGCCTGCAGGAGGGCCGGCTCGTGTACACACCGCCGCGGACACACAGGGACCTCTTGCACG GTCTGTCAGATCTGGCCCTAGAAGACAAGTCTTCGGAAGCGGCGCCCACCGCCATCACGTCGAGCATCTTGCAACAGCAGAGCCAGCAACTCAAAAACCTCCTTATGAGGTCTCAG ACCCAGCCCGGAAGCTTGATCGGCACGCGGCCTGAGTCGCCGTCCATGGCGCCGCAACTCAACCTCATGACACCGGATGCTTTCAG TGATGTTTTCAGTTCGCCCGGCAAGCGCGACGAGGACGACCCGCCGCTCTCCGCCACGCCTGATGTCGGCGGCAAGCCTAGGACATCCATAGGGG ATGCTGGTTCAGTGTGCGAGGCGGCGTCTGCGGGCGTCTCCGCCGGGCAGGCCAAGCTCACCTCGGGCGGCTCCAGCCCCAGCAGGGAGGTGCAGCAGATCCTCGCCAGAGACGACCCTAACGCGTTCTTCGATCAACTG GAGGAGGAGTCCCCGCCGACACCGCCCGCGCCCTCGGCGAGCTCGGTGGTGCCCAACGGCGCGGAACCGCTGCTGGTGGCAGACCTGTTCCCGCCGCCAGAAAACCCGCCGCATCCACACAAACTCACACATGCCA aCAGCGACACGTCATGGCCGCAGATCTCGATAGCTCAGATCACGGAGGCGAACCAGCGCAAGGCGTCGAGCGACAAGTCGAGCAGCCAGTCGCTCAACAACTCGCTGGGGCTCGCCGAGCGCGCCTGCAGCGAGGAggtgcgcgccgccgccgcgcccgccaacGCGCGCCTCGACATGCTCGAGCAGAAACTAGACAAGCTCACCG AAATGGTGGCGGCACAAAGTCGCGAGCTGCGCAGCTTGCGAGGGGCTGTAACTAGTCCACGCGAGCTAATTGATGAGGCACTGCATGCGCACACGCAGAGAACTACACAGGCCATAGAGAACGCGTTGGCGCTTGG ATGGGAGCGCATCTCCCGCGCGGGCGAGacggcgagcgcgcgcgcggcggcggcggcgggcgcgggcgcggcgcgcgcgctggagccgctcgccgccgcgctgcaGCACGAGCTCGCCGCCAAGCTCAGCGCCACCGACCAGCTGCTGCGCGACAACATCGACAAACTCGTCAACAGCaag ACGGTGATGGAGCGACTAAGTACAACGATCGCAAAATCCTTGTCGGAGATGGTGCGCGAGTCGTTCCGTTCGGCGTTGTTCGAGAGCGTGCTGCCCGCCATGGAGAAGGCGCATGCGCAGATTTTCAAACAAATCAACCAGGCGTTCCAGAACGGCACCAAAGAGT TCGCGGCGAATACGGAGGCGGCGGCGCGTGCAGCAGTGGAGCGTGGCGGCGCTGCAGCTACAGAAGCGCTGCGCGGTGCGCTGCAGCGGCACGCCGACGCGCTGCaggcggcgcgtgcgcatccCACGCAACTCGCACTTCTCACCACGGCGCTCAGAGACGCCACGCACAC TGTGCTTGAAAAGGAGTTGGCTTGGTGGAGGGAGCAGGCGCGCACCGTAGTGGCGCAGATGTCGCGCGCACACTCGCCCGCCTCCTCGCACCACCCCGACAGACAG GAGGTGGGGTGTGTGCAGATGCAAGTGGCGCAGATCCAGTCGCTGATGGCGGCTGGCGAGGTCAACGGCGCCTTCCAGCAGGCGCTGTCCGCCTCCGATCTCACGTTGGTGATGTGCGCCTGCCGAGCCGCCGAGCCGGCGCAGGTGTTCGGCCCGCCGTGTAAGCTCAAGCAGCCTGTGCTGCTGTCGCTCGTGCAACAGCTCGCAGCTGATATTACCACGGATACGCATCTTAAGCATCGATACCTTGAGGAG GCGGTGATGAACCTGGACACGACGTCCCCGGGCACGCGCGAGCACCTCCCGGGCGTGGTGCGCGCGCTGCAGAAGCAGATCATCTCGTTCCTGCAGACGGCGCCGTCGCACGCGCTGGCGCGCCAGTTCCGCATGCTGCTCATGGCCACCGAGGCGCTGGTCAAGAGCACCGCGTGA